One stretch of Rana temporaria chromosome 10, aRanTem1.1, whole genome shotgun sequence DNA includes these proteins:
- the LOC120915389 gene encoding phospholipase A2 homolog otoconin-22-like, which produces MARCLILGLTVTCIIALVTSTPVQFDEMIKVTTIVYGLANFSDYGCHCGANTGGRPVDAIDWCCHEQACCHNEAEMRGCNPVVQTYRFYTEEEQKVKCMKARDRCEKMVCECDEKAANCFRKELENYNVYFRNFSALGVCRGPRPFC; this is translated from the exons ATGGCAAGGTGTCTTATTCTGGGACTGACAGTGACATGCA TCATTGCCCTGGTCACCAGCACTCCAGTACAATTTGATGAAATGATTAAAGTGACCACCATCGTTTATGGCCTAGCTAACTTCTCTGATTATGGCTGCCACTGTGGTGCCAACACCGGAGGAAGACCCGTGGATGCCATTGACTG GTGCTGCCATGAACAGGCCTGCTGCCACAATGAGGCTGAAATGAGAGGATGCAACCCTGTGGTTCAGACATACCGCTTCTATACCGAAGAGGAACAAAAGGTTAAATGCA TGAAAGCTCGTGATCGCTGTGAGAAGATGGTCTGTGAATGCGATGAAAAGGCTGCAAATTGTTTCCGGAAAGAGCTGGAAAATTACAATGTATATTTCCGAAACTTCTCAGCCCTGGGAGTGTGCAGAGGGCCAAGGCCTTTTTGTTAG